The window AAAGAGCAAAGATAGCAGGTATTCATTTCTCACTTCATTCTCTGGTGTGATTTTGGTTGAATGATGTGGATGGGAAAATCTGTTGTCTTTGTTTTCATTCCCTTACTGAATCCCCTCATGGCGGTACaattgttttacttgttttatgCAGGGTTCGTACAAGCTCGGGAACATTTTTGGCAAGAGGCCGCGATAAAATTATCAGGAACATTGAgaaaaaaattgctaatttcaccTTTTTACCTGTAGGTATGCTGTTGAGCTCATGTCTGCCctcttatttatttactttcttgtgctttttaatgatattttttttttttgccttcaaAGTTGAAGGTACTACCTTTATGTGGGCTACAATCTTTAGGGTATTCATCTATTAATAGTGTAGCTTTGTGTTTCATACAATTCACAAgctatttttaaaccaaatacaGAACACGGGGAGGGACTTCAGGTTCTCCACTATGAAGTTGGACAGAAGTACGAACCTCACTATGACTATTTTCAAGATGATTTTAACACTGAGAATGGAGGCCAACGTATAGGCACGGTTCTTATGTACCTGTAAGTTTCCTAGCATAGCTGCCTAAAATACTCATATTTCTGATCATCGACCCACTTATATCCTTCTCAAATGTTTTCTCCTCCCATGTGGTTCAGCTCAGATGTTGAAGAAGGGGGTGAGACCGTGTTCCCTGCTGCCAAAGGGAATATTAGTTCTGTGCCTTGGTGGTATGAGCTATCTGAATGCGGTAAAAAGGGACTGTCGGTTAAACCCAAGATGGGTGATGCATTGCTTTTCTGGAGCATGAGGCCTGATGCAAGTCTAGATCCTTCAAGTTTACATGGTTAGTAGCTCACTTATAATTAGCTTTGCGAAGCATCAATTCAAGTTTCACCGATTCCAAAATGTCCACCATGGAATATGACATTTGTTTATCTGTGCTTTCTTTATCAATTTTGTGCCTATTTAAAATGTAGAtataagaaaaaattatttctgCATCACAATTTCGTAACTTTTATTACTTATTCCCAAGTGTGCTAACCTTTATCAAGAATGAGCTAACTTACTCCGGTGTTTATTTCAGGCGGATGCCCTGTGATTAAGGGGAATAAGTGGTCATCTACGAAATGGATCCGTGTCAACGAGTACACTATTTGAACTATTATACAAAAGGTAGCTATCTTTAACCAAAATAGATAACTGACGGTACTTATGGTTGCTACATTCTGTGAAGCTACAAAATTCCGTTTCTCAATTTCCCAAAATATGCCATTGACTTGCTCTATGCTCTTGTTCTTGTATATGTCTTGGTTCGGGTTAGGCTGTCATACGCTATTTCTACCCGTAAATTATATGTATTATTTTCTCAATGATTGGCAGGTACAAGTTCTTATGTTGGTGTGGTACTTGTCAATATCTCAAGCCGGAGCCTTTGTACTTGTGCTTCAAGTCTCATTTGTAACTTAGTATACGGATCGGTGCCTGCATGCCTTAGATTTTGATGTACTATCGTCTATAGCTGCTCTACTactaattcaatttttgtttgcaGAGCTTCTGTATTCTTGTTATCAGAACCCCTCGATGAAATAACTTCGATTTCGTTTCTTTTTTAATGGAAGTTCTTACTGTCTGAAGCTTTAGAACGTTGGGTTGATGAAAAGAAACTGTAAGAGATATTCGCGGAAGATCGAAAGCATTACATGTACTAATCATACGTTTGCatcttttttattgaaattaatCCCTAATATGACTGGGTCAAGTTGCCCTATCATTTCACCTATTACTAAGAAGAAAGCGACATGATTTAATAAGttgaggttttaggttcgactTTCTTTCAGTTGCCCCTGCAATTGTTGCCTGGGATTGCGGCTTGGGTCGCCGACTGTCAACGAAAACATAGGGGGTCCACCACGTGCTACCCACGAAAGCTTGCTTTCTAGCTcttagctgttggattttcaACTGTCTTCTTATCCTGATCATTGGATTTCAacgttaaaaaaataaaaaattatcgaAGGTGTTAGGTGGCACAGTTTAGTGCATCTAGCTTTAAAAGAAGATTAGAAATCAACCGTCAAAATTAATTCAAaggtaaaaaaatcaaattatcaGAGTTAGAGGGAGTTTAtttttaaagaacaaacttaacgAGGCATGCCCTTTCTCCTCTCAAAGGGGTGGACTTGCACAAAAGCAATTACTATTTGTAAGGATAATTTTACCGTCCTTGACCTCCTAAAACGAGTGAACTTGATTTAACGACTAACAATTTAACTCAATAAtgctattgtttattaaataaaaatcctAAAAGTTAGgaatatcaattaattttaggatatttaattgATAAGTTTTCCGATTCTCATTAGGACTGGAGGATGTACTCATATAAAAGTTGAGCTTTCACCACGATGAGCAAAAACCCTAGACTCCAAGTACCCTGTTCCTCTGAAAACACCACGACGTACAATACAGACAGACTTGACATGGCGAGTGGTGCAGATAATATCCCACGCGAACTGTTAGCGAACATCGGAAACCGCCTCAACACTAAAACCGATGTTTCTAGATTCCGTGCGGTCTGTAAGTCATGGCGGTCCTCTATTCCTCCCTTCAAGAACCTGCTCCAGTTACCCTCAGAAGCGTGGTTTGCAGTCGGGGAGGATGGCATAGATAGTTATTGCGTAGGCTTTACCCTCGTCGAGAGCGCAGTCTATCATATCGCACCTCCCACGGATGATGGTCCCCGGAAAAGAGGTTGGTTGATTAATGTCAAAGAAGTAGGTACTGATCAGTTGAGTGAACGACCAACTCATCGCATGTTGCATCCACTCTCCCGCTTATTTGGAGGGCAGCCCAAGTCCTTGCCAAAGGTATTCAACTTAttggaatttagggtttttgaagtGGCAAAAATGTATAGTCTAGTGTACGATCATGAGATGCCTGATGATCATTTGAAGGTGGCCGCATCCTTGAATCTCGATTTCCCTGCTGTCATGGCGATTGATCCATTCGGAACGTTATATTACGGAGAGCTAGGTGGTGATGTCGTAGAGTGCATCAACTTCCCTTTGAAGTTGGACGACGTGTACCCTGGTTTTCAAGATGTTATTTTTTACAAAGGAAGGTTTTGTGCTGTGTGTCGTGATGGGAGAGCTGTAGGTGTTGATTCTTGTCTGAATACGGAACTGATTGCTTCTCCATTAGCGAATAGCTCTTGCCGTGACgacaagaggaagaagaagttgGTGGAGTCGTTGGGAGAGCTGCTTTTAGTCGATATGTATTTGTATGGCAAGCCGTCGGACTTTACATTCGAGATTTTTAAGCTGGACGCTCACAAGAAGCAGTGGGTTAAGTTTGAGGCTCAGGCTTTGGATGATCGAATATTGGTTCTCGGAGATGACGGCTGCTACTCCCTTTCTGCTCGAGATTTCCCGGGAGTCGAGGGGAGATGTATTTATTTCAAAGAGGCTCTTCATTACAGGAGTTACAAGTGCAATGAGTTGGAAAACATGTCCAGTGAAATTGCAGTGTACAGCTTGGATTCAGGCCGTGTCTCGCAGATAACTGATTTTCCAAGTTTAAACATATTTTGTCCACCCACAACCTGGAGATGGCGCATCATGAACAAGGCAGCGAGGAAGAGAAAGATGTGGTAAGAAGAAACGGACATTGTTCAAGTTCTTGTTCTTCATTGATTCTTGTATCTCTTTCTTAACATCCATATTCTTTCTGATGGCAAATTCGTTACCAAATTATACTGCTTATTGTgtagcttagccgaactcccctcTCCCCTTAatcattgtactaaaaaaaacatCCATACTCTTTCTTGATTGCACGTGAAATCTAGTCGTTTTGCGGTCCAATCTAGTCCTCCGTATCAAACATGACCTAATACGATTGCGGTTAATTCCTTAATACGACTTGACAAGAGTCCACACAACCCTACGATCAACGACTGATTTCCACACGGCAGCACAATTGTGTCGAAATTGAAGAATCTTGGCCCTAGTACAAGTGCTAGAGACTATAaattagaaaattgaaaatttatgaGCTTGAGTTGCAAAATTGAAGGCAAGGTCGAATTGAATGCACTCCACACCTCCaatgaaaaaccaaatttcacaagttaaaaatggaaaattatgaaTGTTCCTACCAACATTCCTTTATTTAATGTAGCTGGGGTCAGCGCTGGGATTGAAACATCGTCCTCTTGTTGCCGAACCGGGTCAATTATTTCAACTTGAGAGGATAGTTTTGGTAGAATGTTGATCAACACCTTATGGTTGTTGATCTAACTTTTGATCAGATTCCTGATGACATACTGCAAAATGCCCCCGTGGTCGAAATAGGCCAGCTCAACCTGCACGAAAGACGAAACAAGGGAACTCTGAAGCAACACGAGCTTGACAGGCAATGAAGATAGAAAGAAGCAAACGATGATGCAGCATGTTACCTCTGTATCGAAACGTAGTGTACATACGAAGGACTTGCCGTTATCTGTCACCACTGTGATATCCTGACCGGGTCTAATTTCACTAACACTACTTGGAAGATCGATGGTGTAGCGTTCCTCCCCGGTTAAACCAAGAGAGTCGGCATCCTCCCCAGGCTTGAAACATAGTGGAATTATGCCCATGCCAACGAGATTACTACGGTGAATGCGCTCAAAGCTCTTTGCTATGACCGCCTTCACACCCTGAAAATTATCATGATGCAAGACAGACTTCATTAGAAATAAGATAAACATATACTGGAATCGAATGAAGTAAGATACTGCTAAAGGGTATTACCAGTAGCATGGGACCCTTTGCAGCCCAATCACGAGAACTTCCACTTCCATACTCGGCACCAGCCAAAATAATTGTATCATGTCCTTCGCTTTTGTACCTCTGTCAATAAAAGTAAAGGAGTCAATATTACAAATTTAGGCCAGGGATGAAAGCATCAATATTAAACATCAAATAAGGAGGAAAACCTTCCCGAGGAACTAAAATGATTTTTCGATAACCTTTAGTAAAGGCTGAGATAGGAGGGCATTACCATAGCAGCATCAAACACGGACAGTTTCTCTCCAGTGGGAATGTGGATTGTTTTGGGACCAACTTCTCCTTTCAAAAACTTATTGACCAGCCGAATATTTGCAAAAGTGCCTCTTGCCATAACCTCATCATTACCACGGCGACTTCCATAGGAGTTAAAGTCTCTTCTATCAACGCCACGTTCCAGTAGGTATTTGGCTGCTGGGCTGTCTTTGTGAATACTACCAGCTGGTGAGATGTGATCGGTTGTAATACTATCTCCAAAGTTGAGCAAACAGTAAGCATTCTTCACTCCATGAGCGCCTGGGGGAGACATGGTCATATCCTTAAAATACGGCGGTTCATGTATATAAGTTGATTTTGGGTCCCAGGCATAAAGAGTGCCAGATGGTACAGATAATTGATTCCACATTGGATTTCCTTTGGTGATTGCTTCATAGGTAGCCATAAACATATGAGGAAGCAC of the Pyrus communis chromosome 1, drPyrComm1.1, whole genome shotgun sequence genome contains:
- the LOC137740402 gene encoding probable prolyl 4-hydroxylase 10: MAVKPRHARLPARKTSSRSTTLVLTLLVMFTFVILILLALGILSVPSGSSGSSSKANDLSSIVRHSVERNEEDGAGEQWVEVISWEPRAFVYHNFLTKAECDYLIDLAKPTMHKSTVVDSETGKSKDSRVRTSSGTFLARGRDKIIRNIEKKIANFTFLPVEHGEGLQVLHYEVGQKYEPHYDYFQDDFNTENGGQRIGTVLMYLSDVEEGGETVFPAAKGNISSVPWWYELSECGKKGLSVKPKMGDALLFWSMRPDASLDPSSLHGGCPVIKGNKWSSTKWIRVNEYTI
- the LOC137733370 gene encoding F-box protein SKIP23-like, which produces MSKNPRLQVPCSSENTTTYNTDRLDMASGADNIPRELLANIGNRLNTKTDVSRFRAVCKSWRSSIPPFKNLLQLPSEAWFAVGEDGIDSYCVGFTLVESAVYHIAPPTDDGPRKRGWLINVKEVGTDQLSERPTHRMLHPLSRLFGGQPKSLPKVFNLLEFRVFEVAKMYSLVYDHEMPDDHLKVAASLNLDFPAVMAIDPFGTLYYGELGGDVVECINFPLKLDDVYPGFQDVIFYKGRFCAVCRDGRAVGVDSCLNTELIASPLANSSCRDDKRKKKLVESLGELLLVDMYLYGKPSDFTFEIFKLDAHKKQWVKFEAQALDDRILVLGDDGCYSLSARDFPGVEGRCIYFKEALHYRSYKCNELENMSSEIAVYSLDSGRVSQITDFPSLNIFCPPTTWRWRIMNKAARKRKMW